The nucleotide sequence AATTTTCCGCAGCGCGTCTAGAGCTTAAACCGCTCTCGGCTATATATTTGTTTATTCTCGTAGCCATTTTGTTCAGTTAAAGCGATAGCTCTTTAATAAAAGAGCGTGTGAGGCGAGCAGCAGGCAACGTTGGTTGGTTTATAAGCGTTTTGGGAGCTAAATAACTAAAATTCAAATCATAAGTGGGGCGCTTGGTTTCATAAAGGATGCCAGTATTAATATGCTCGGCATCATGAACATATTTTAATGCCGTTTCTAATTCATGGTTGCCCTTGGTAATGGTTTTTATCTTTTCTCCATAATAGGCAGCATTCTCCGTATGATTAAAAGTAATACAAACTTGTTGGATATCGATTAAAGAAAAACCCTTGTGCTTGAGAGCTTCTCTAAAAATATTGGTAAGCTCTGGTAAGTTGCCAGAATACCCTTGAGCAATAAAGGTAGCCCCAGAATCCAAAGAAAGAGCCAAGGGATTTAAAGGTTCTTTTACCTCCCCCTCCGGAGTAGTTTTACTTTTATAACCGAGAGAAGAAGTAGGTGAAGCCTGTCCAGTAGTGAGTGAGTATGAATGATTATTAGAAACGATTTGAATAACATCAACATTAGCCCTGCAGGCATTAAGCAGATGGTTTAACCCTTCCCCATAGACATCACCATCGCCAGCAATGGCAATCACTTTTAATTTAGGATTAGTTAATTTTATCCCCGTAGCTACCGGCAAGCTTCTTCCGTGCAGAGAATGAAAAACATACCCCTTAAGACTATTGGCCATATTGCCAAAACAACCAATACCATAAACTAAAGCCAAATCTTTGGTATTGATATGACTTTCGGCCAGGGCTTGTTTTAATGCGCCCCAAATAGTCCAGCCGCCACAGCCCGGGCATAAAACAGGGCGGACTAGAGTATTGTATGAATCTGCTTTATATGCCATAGAATGAATTAGGTTTTAATTTTTCCTGAGTGAGAAAGTCCAATATTTCTTGTCTAAAAAATGGCCGACCATCATATTTTAAGAACTTATTTTCTATTTGAATGCCAGTTTCTTCTGCCAATAATTTACCAAATTGACCGGTATAATTCTGCTCAACTAAAATCAAATAGTTGTATTGTTTTAATAAGTTTTTTATTTTTTCTACCGGTAGGGGGTATAAATAACTGAAGTGAATATAATTGACCAACACTTGTCCCAATTGTTTATTGGCAATTTTAAATTGGTTATCTTTTAAAACATCTAAGAGAGTACCCCAATTTGACCCCCAACTAACTATGCCTACTTTAGCTTTAGCGGGTCCATAGATTTTGGGCAAGGGAATATTTTTCCTTAAAGTTTCGTCTTTCAACATTCTTTTTTTCATCTGTTGGCTTCTATCATTAGTGTAACCTTCAACAGAATATCCCAGTTCATTATGTTCGTCGCTATTGGCAATAAATTCTCCGTTAGCTACTCCGGGAACGGTGCGAGCCGATATGCCGCTGGCGGTTAGCTCATAGCGCTTATAATTTTTAGGCGCCTTTTTTAAAAGCAGTTTTCCCCTATTAATTTTTTTAGTCAAAGTAAAATCGGTACTATCAGCACTGACCTGGCTTTCTCCTAGATATTTATCGTCCAAACAAAAAACTGGACATTGATATATATCGGCTAGATTAAAAGCGTCTTGGATTAACTGAAAGGCCTCAGAAGGACTGCCGGGAGCCAGAATAACTCTAGGAAAATCTCCATGTCCGCTATGAGCAATAAATTTCAAATCGTCTTGTCCTGTCCATGTAGGCAGTCCAGTGGCTGGCGAGGAGCGCATGGCTTCCACAATGACCACTGGGGTTTCTGTCATGCCCGATAGCGAGACCGCCTCGTTCATAAGAGCAAATCCTCCTCCCGAAGTCCCTGTCATGGCTCTTACCCCCGCTGCGCTGGCGCCTAAGGCATTATGAACAGCCGCTATCTCATCTTCTGCTTGATGAACTATTATTTTAGCCTCTTTCTCTTTCGATTTTAAATATTCCAAAATAGAAGTAGCGGGCGTCATGGGATAGGCTGCATAAAATTTACATCCTGATTGGATAGCTCCGATGGCTATAGCTTCATTACCGCTAATAAGGGCTTTGGGAGTTTTGGAAACAGTCTTAATCTCCGCCATAGCACCATATTTGGAAGCTACATATTGATATCCTTCTTCAACTGCTTTTATATTATCTTTAAGAACTTGGGTAATCTTAGCTTTGTTTTTACTCTCGTTATCTCCTAATTTTTTATTCAAAACTTGAAATAATTCTTGTGAGCTGAATTTTAGCCCTAAAAGAGCCAAACTGGCTCCGATAGCCAAACTATTTTTCAATAAGAAATCAAGATGCGCCTTATCAAGAATTTCTTTAAACGCTAAAGGAATAACTGTAATATCGCCGCGTTTTGGTAAAATGCAGGCGCTATCACAAATAACCACTCCACCCCTTTTCAGAGAAGCTAAATCCATGTCTATGGTTAACTGGTCAAAGGCAATCAGAAAATCTATATTTTTATCAATTGAACATATGGGGTCATAACTAAATTCGACCTGATAAGTATTGTGTCCACCCCGAATTAGCGATGGATATTCGGGATAAAGAAAAACATAATAACCCTTAGACAGAAGAGCATAAGCAAACAGCTGACCCACAGTTTTTATGCCATAGCCAGCAGGTCCTCCAACTTTCCAACTTTTAGTCATAACTATTTAGATAATAATTTTTTAATTTGTCTAGCCATTTCTAACTCCTCGTTAGTGGGAATAACTAGAACCTTTGTCCCCTTAGGAAGTTTTAAATCTTTAAGAACAGTTTCTCTGGTTATCGGTTTGCCGCTACCGACAGTACCGCTAAAAACCAAGGCATCAATATTACCTAGGATAGCCAAATAAGCTCCGATTTGTTTTTTTAATCCGCGCGCAAAAACATTAAAGGCTAACTCTGACTGTGGGTCGTGCCTCTCTACCCCCTCTAAAAGCTGTAAAAATCCCTTTTGTTCGCTAATACCTTTAAGGCCAGAATCACGATTGAGCATTTCACTCAAGTTCTTGATGCTTAGATGGTAATTTTCGCATAAATATATAAGCACCCCTGGGTCAATATCACCGCTACGAGTAAACATGGGAACTCCGCCCATAGGAGTGAATCCCAGGGTAGTGTCAATAGGTTTCCCATTTTTAATAGCCGCTACCGAAGCGCCCCCACCTAAATGCAGGGTAATTAAATTACATTGATTAATAGATTTGCCTAATTCATGAGCGGCTTCTTCGCTAATATATTGGTGAGAAAGACCGTGAAAGCCAAAACGTCTTATCCCTTTTTCAAAATACTTGTAAGGCAAAGGAAATACCTGCGCTTCTAAGGGCAAATCATGGAAAAAGGCAGTATCGAAAATAGCAATATTTTTTGCAGTCGAAAAATATTTTAGAGCCAATTTGATGTATCCTAAATTATAAGGATTATGCAGGGGCGCCAATTTATTGTACTGGGCTAATTTTGTTAAAATGGCTGACGTCACAACCGTTGGTTTATAAAATTCGTTGCCACCATGCACCACTCTGTGACCCACAGCTTTAACCTTGCCTAAACCGTGAGCCGTTTGTTGCAATTCAAGAAAAATCTTTTTTTCTTCCTTTATTCTTTCTTTACCAGTGGATTCAATAGAGAAACCGCCTTCTTTAAGAAGACTAAGGTCAACATTATTAAAAATTTTATACTTTAGGGAAGTAGAGCCAGCATTAATGACTAGAATAATATCCATAGAATATATCAAGAAGTTATGATTTTAATATTTGCCCCCTCGCTTTTTCAATCACCCCGGCCGCATTGCCTTCATCGGTGTCTAAGTGCAAAGCTAAGACAGCCTCATCGTCAATTCTTACAATAATATTTTTAAAAATTAATTTTCGGCATCCCTTAATCTCGCAGGCTACTGGCTGGCTATCTTTTAAACCGTATTTTTGGGCAAGGCTCTTAGGTATATGTAAGTGCCTCTGCGGAACAATGGCCGCTACAGAAATCGCTCCCAGAGGAGTAGCAA is from Candidatus Paceibacterota bacterium and encodes:
- a CDS encoding 2-oxoacid:acceptor oxidoreductase subunit alpha, whose translation is MTKSWKVGGPAGYGIKTVGQLFAYALLSKGYYVFLYPEYPSLIRGGHNTYQVEFSYDPICSIDKNIDFLIAFDQLTIDMDLASLKRGGVVICDSACILPKRGDITVIPLAFKEILDKAHLDFLLKNSLAIGASLALLGLKFSSQELFQVLNKKLGDNESKNKAKITQVLKDNIKAVEEGYQYVASKYGAMAEIKTVSKTPKALISGNEAIAIGAIQSGCKFYAAYPMTPATSILEYLKSKEKEAKIIVHQAEDEIAAVHNALGASAAGVRAMTGTSGGGFALMNEAVSLSGMTETPVVIVEAMRSSPATGLPTWTGQDDLKFIAHSGHGDFPRVILAPGSPSEAFQLIQDAFNLADIYQCPVFCLDDKYLGESQVSADSTDFTLTKKINRGKLLLKKAPKNYKRYELTASGISARTVPGVANGEFIANSDEHNELGYSVEGYTNDRSQQMKKRMLKDETLRKNIPLPKIYGPAKAKVGIVSWGSNWGTLLDVLKDNQFKIANKQLGQVLVNYIHFSYLYPLPVEKIKNLLKQYNYLILVEQNYTGQFGKLLAEETGIQIENKFLKYDGRPFFRQEILDFLTQEKLKPNSFYGI
- a CDS encoding acetate/propionate family kinase → MDIILVINAGSTSLKYKIFNNVDLSLLKEGGFSIESTGKERIKEEKKIFLELQQTAHGLGKVKAVGHRVVHGGNEFYKPTVVTSAILTKLAQYNKLAPLHNPYNLGYIKLALKYFSTAKNIAIFDTAFFHDLPLEAQVFPLPYKYFEKGIRRFGFHGLSHQYISEEAAHELGKSINQCNLITLHLGGGASVAAIKNGKPIDTTLGFTPMGGVPMFTRSGDIDPGVLIYLCENYHLSIKNLSEMLNRDSGLKGISEQKGFLQLLEGVERHDPQSELAFNVFARGLKKQIGAYLAILGNIDALVFSGTVGSGKPITRETVLKDLKLPKGTKVLVIPTNEELEMARQIKKLLSK
- a CDS encoding thiamine pyrophosphate-dependent enzyme, encoding MAYKADSYNTLVRPVLCPGCGGWTIWGALKQALAESHINTKDLALVYGIGCFGNMANSLKGYVFHSLHGRSLPVATGIKLTNPKLKVIAIAGDGDVYGEGLNHLLNACRANVDVIQIVSNNHSYSLTTGQASPTSSLGYKSKTTPEGEVKEPLNPLALSLDSGATFIAQGYSGNLPELTNIFREALKHKGFSLIDIQQVCITFNHTENAAYYGEKIKTITKGNHELETALKYVHDAEHINTGILYETKRPTYDLNFSYLAPKTLINQPTLPAARLTRSFIKELSL